The following is a genomic window from Caldicellulosiruptor danielii.
AAGAAAAAGGCTATCCTCCTGCGGTAAGGGAAATTTGCGAGGCAACAGGTCTAAAGTCAACTTCAACTGTTCATGGCCATCTGACACGGCTTGAAAAAAAAGGTTACATTAGGCGCGACCCATCAAAACCAAGAGCTATCGAAATTGTAGACGATGAGTTTTATGTGCACAGAAATGTTGTGCAGCTTCCTCTTGTTGGAAAAGTAACAGCAGGTGAACCAATCTTAGCAGTGGAAAATATAGAAGAAACTATGACCCTGCCGTATGACCTTGTGGGAACAGAAGATGCGTTCTTACTTCGAGTTAAAGGAGATAGTATGATTGAGGCAGGAATTTTTGACAATGATATAATAATTGTCAGAAGACAAAATGTAGCTGAAAATGGAGATATTGTTGTTGCCTTAATTGACGAGGAAGCAACAGTAAAAAGGTTCTATAAAGAACATGACCATATAAGACTTCAACCAGAGAACAAGGCAATGGAGCCAATTATCGTCAAAGACGTAAAAATCCTTGGCAAAGTAATAGGACTTATCAGGAGGATGTAAGATTACATCCTCCTAATATTTTCAATAGCATGTAAGATTCCAACAAGTCCAATTTCAAACGAAGAGCTGCCCTGCAAGAATGCAGCATAAGGTTCTCGGACTGGGGCATCACAAGAAAGTTCCAACGACGTGCCCTGTACAAATCCGCCTGCTGCCATAATTACCTTGTGAGAATACCCTGGCATATCCCATGGCTCGGGAAAAACATTGCTGTCAACAGGACAGCCTTTCTGCACTCCTTGACAAAATCTTACAAGCTCGTATTCGTTTTTAAACACTATTGTCTGAATTATGTCTGTTCTTTTTTCATCAAATCTTGGTAAAACCTCGTATCCTAGCTGTTCCATTATATAAGAAGTAAACACAGCCACTTTTAAACTTTCGGCTACTATGTGTGGTGAGAATAAAAGCCCTTGTAAAATCTCCTTGTTAAATCCAAGAGATGGTCCAACTTCTTTCCCCATGCCAGGAGAATTCAGCCTGTCTGCACACATCTCAACAAGCTCTTTTTTGCCTGCGATATAGCCCCCACATGAAGCAATCGTCCCACCAGGATTTTTGATAAGTGAACCTGCTATCAAGTCCGCTCCAACTTCGGTCGGCTCTAACTTTTCTACAAATTCACCATAACAGTTGTCAATTACAACAAGTGTTTGAGGAGAAATAGATTTTATAAACTTAATTACCTCTTCTAACTTTTCAATCGAAATTGGACTTCTGAGAGAATATCCTCGTGAACGCTGAACAAAAACTACCTTTATAAAGTTTTCTTTTAAAACAGTCTCTATTTTTCCAAAGTCAAAGTCACTGCCTTTCAAATCGATTTCTTGGTATTTTATACCATACTCAATAAGGCTTCCATGCCCACCCTCTTTTATTCCTATAACTTTTTGAAGTGTATCATATGGCTTTCCACAGATTGAAAGAAGGACATCACCTGGCCTGAGCAGAGCAAATAACATTGTGGCAATTGCCTGTGTTCCAGAAATAAATTGGATTCGCACAAGTGCATCCTCACATCCGAACGCTTTTGCAAAGATTTTTTCAATTAAATCTCGCCCGGTATCCGAGTACCCATATCCATCTGTCTTGTTCAAATGTGTGTATGAAAGTTTGTTTAGGTGAAAAGCATTTAAAACCTTTAACTGATTGAATGACTTCATTTGCTCTATAAATTCGAAATTTTCTTTTAAATCTTTTAAAGCTTGCTCTGTTAAACTTAGTAAATCATGAGAAAAATTGTAAAACTTTTTTAATCCTTCGATATCTATATTCAATATCATTTGCACCTCTCTTTTAAATTCTTATTGTCAAAAATTAAAGAAAGCTCATGAAGCATATGTTCATGAGCTTTCTTTATAAAATTGTGCTTTCTATTTTGTCTCCTGACTTTGATTGTTATTTAATTGCTGGGAAGCTTGCTGATTATTCTGTACCTGAGCCATATAGTTTACTGGCTTTGAGGGCATAATTGAGGATATAGCATGCTTGTAAATTAGTTGCTGCTTGTTATTGTCTGTTTCTACAATCAATGTAAAATTGTCAAAACCTTTGATAGTCCCTTTTAACTGAAAACCACTGAGTAGGAAAATTGTAACATTTACTTTTTCTTTTCTTAACTGATTTAAAAATAAATCCTGCAAGTTTAAACTTCCTTTCGCCACTTTATGTATTCCTCCCCAAACTTAAAAGTTTTTTATATTATAATTTTTATATGTTTTTCTTAAATTATACCACACTTTTGCAAAGTTCAAAACATTTTTTCACAACTTCTTCAAATCTCATACCTGTAATATCCAAAAACATAAATTCTCCCTGATATTTAAACCAAATCCTCTGCCTTTTAGCAAACTGTCTTGTTCTTATTTTAAGCTCTTCTTTAGCCTCTTGCAATGAAATCTTTCCTTCAATATACGGTATTACCTGCTTATATCCAAGCCCCTGCATAGATTTTAAATCCTTTGAATATCCCATATCTAAAAGCATCTTAACTTCATCTGCAAGTCCCATATCAAACATCTTTTCAACACGCAGGTCAATTCTCTGCCAGAGAGCTTCCCTTTCCATTACAAAACATAGGGGCAATACATTATACTTCTTGTTTCCTTTTCTTCTTACCTTGTCCAAAAACTCTGTTGGTTTTTTACCAGTCAAAAAATAAATTTCTAAATATCTTATAACCCTTTTTACATTGTTTGGATGAACAAGATTTGCCGCATGCTGATCTATACTTTTAAGCAACTCGTATAAATACATACTGCCTTTACTATTAAGTTCATCATAAAGTGCCTTTCTTATCTGTTTTGAATCCCCCATCTCAGGAAATTCAATATCGTCCACAACTGACTTTATATAAAAGCCAGTGCCACCTACAAGCAAAGGTACTTTACCTCTTTTATAAATATCCAAAATTGCATTTGTTGCATCTTTTTGAAACATCGCTACATTATAGTCCTCATCTGGAAATACTACATCAATAACATGATGCCTGACAGCTTCTCTTTGCTCCTTTGTAGGCTTTGCTGTCCCAACATCCATAAGCTTGTATACACACATCGAATCTGCAGACACAATCTCGCCATTTATATGCTGAGCAAGTTCTACCGCAACATCTGTTTTTCCTGTAGCAGTAAGGCCTGCAATAACAATTAAAGGTATTTTCGCCATTCTTTTGTCCACCTGCGCTTATATTTATACAATTCTTTTGAACATTTTTTCAATTTCTCTCTTAGAAATCTCTACTACCACCGGTCTTCCATGTGGGCAGTGAAAAATTTCTTTCTTTATGAGCACAAGTTCAACTATTTCTTTTTTTTCTAAGTCTGAAATTTTACTATTTCCTTTTACTGCTGCTCTGCAAGCAATTCTTTTCAACAGGTCCTCAGAAATTTCCATAAGGCTCTTGTTTTCCACCATCTGCTCGTACATCATCTCAATCACATCAAGCAAAAATATTGTATCGATGTTCCCACTTAAAAGAGCGGGCCATGTTCTCACTACTATTTCATTTTTCCCAAAATCCTCTATTTCAAAACCTATCTTTTGAAAGACAGAAGCATTTGAAAGTACAAACTCTTTTTGTGAAGATGGAAGCTGAACAACAACAGGAAAAGCCAATACTTGACTTTGAACATTTGAAGAATAAACTTGGCTTTTAAAATCTTCAAATAATCTCCTTTCGTGCACCGCATGCTGGTCAATAAGGTATAAGCTGTCATTACCTTGAACAATGATATATGTATCAAAAGCGTAACCAACAATTTTATAGTTTCTTTCATCAAAGTCTTCAAAGCGCTGCTGCTCAATTACAACCTCTGATTTTTCCGAAAACATTTCAAAGAAATTTGGCTGCTCTGAAATAACTAAAGATATATTGTTTGAGTTTGCAGGCAAAACTTCAATGTATTTTCGTTCACGCTCAGCATAGTTTTCATCATCAACCTTGCTTAAATCAGCCTTGGGAATCAATTTTTCAGATTTTAACGAGCCTGCTATAGCGTTATAAATGGTGTTATAAACAAATCTTTCATCTCTGAACTTTACCTCGAGTTTTGATGGATGTACATTGACATCAATCTCATAAGGTGGAATTTGCACAAAAAGAAATACTATCGGAAATCTACCTGTGATGACCGAATTTTTAAATACCTCATCAACGCACGACGAAAGAAGTTTGCTTTTGATATATCTTCTATTGACATAAAAATGATAGCCCGAGCGTGTGGCTCTGCTTAGAGTAGGGTTTACAAAATAACCCCAAACTTTTAGATATTCTTTCTCAAGAGAAAATTCAACAAGATTTTTTACTATCTCTATCCCAAATATAGAACCAATGACAGACTCAATCTTATTATCTCCTGGGGTAAAAATTTGTCTTTTGCCATCTGCCTCTGCCCGAAATGAAATCTTTGGCCAAGCAATTGCAATCTTTTCAACCACCTCAAGACAGTACTTTTGCTCAGTTGACGGAGATTTTAAAAATTTTAACCTTGCAGGAGTGTTATAAAAAATATCCTCAACAACAATTCTTGTCCCTTCTTTAAAAGGACAAAAACTTTTAGAAAGGACCTTGCCACCTTCTACTTTCACCATACACCCCTGTTCTTCCTCTAAATGCTTAGAAATAAGTATCACCTTTGCCACGCTCGATATTGCACAGAGCGCTTCCCCTCTAAATCCCATTGTTTTGATGTTGAATATATCTTCAAAAGATTTTATCTTGCTGGTGGTATGTCTTTCAAACACATATTCAATGTCATCAGGGTGAATTCCCTTTCCATTATCA
Proteins encoded in this region:
- the hfq gene encoding RNA chaperone Hfq, whose amino-acid sequence is MAKGSLNLQDLFLNQLRKEKVNVTIFLLSGFQLKGTIKGFDNFTLIVETDNNKQQLIYKHAISSIMPSKPVNYMAQVQNNQQASQQLNNNQSQETK
- the lexA gene encoding transcriptional repressor LexA — translated: MKKQLTKKQEEILEFIKKRIKEKGYPPAVREICEATGLKSTSTVHGHLTRLEKKGYIRRDPSKPRAIEIVDDEFYVHRNVVQLPLVGKVTAGEPILAVENIEETMTLPYDLVGTEDAFLLRVKGDSMIEAGIFDNDIIIVRRQNVAENGDIVVALIDEEATVKRFYKEHDHIRLQPENKAMEPIIVKDVKILGKVIGLIRRM
- the mutL gene encoding DNA mismatch repair endonuclease MutL, which codes for MRELYKLPENITHILAAGEVIERPASCLKELLENSIDAGATLIDVKIEKGGMKKIEVYDNGKGIHPDDIEYVFERHTTSKIKSFEDIFNIKTMGFRGEALCAISSVAKVILISKHLEEEQGCMVKVEGGKVLSKSFCPFKEGTRIVVEDIFYNTPARLKFLKSPSTEQKYCLEVVEKIAIAWPKISFRAEADGKRQIFTPGDNKIESVIGSIFGIEIVKNLVEFSLEKEYLKVWGYFVNPTLSRATRSGYHFYVNRRYIKSKLLSSCVDEVFKNSVITGRFPIVFLFVQIPPYEIDVNVHPSKLEVKFRDERFVYNTIYNAIAGSLKSEKLIPKADLSKVDDENYAERERKYIEVLPANSNNISLVISEQPNFFEMFSEKSEVVIEQQRFEDFDERNYKIVGYAFDTYIIVQGNDSLYLIDQHAVHERRLFEDFKSQVYSSNVQSQVLAFPVVVQLPSSQKEFVLSNASVFQKIGFEIEDFGKNEIVVRTWPALLSGNIDTIFLLDVIEMMYEQMVENKSLMEISEDLLKRIACRAAVKGNSKISDLEKKEIVELVLIKKEIFHCPHGRPVVVEISKREIEKMFKRIV
- a CDS encoding aminotransferase class I/II-fold pyridoxal phosphate-dependent enzyme, giving the protein MILNIDIEGLKKFYNFSHDLLSLTEQALKDLKENFEFIEQMKSFNQLKVLNAFHLNKLSYTHLNKTDGYGYSDTGRDLIEKIFAKAFGCEDALVRIQFISGTQAIATMLFALLRPGDVLLSICGKPYDTLQKVIGIKEGGHGSLIEYGIKYQEIDLKGSDFDFGKIETVLKENFIKVVFVQRSRGYSLRSPISIEKLEEVIKFIKSISPQTLVVIDNCYGEFVEKLEPTEVGADLIAGSLIKNPGGTIASCGGYIAGKKELVEMCADRLNSPGMGKEVGPSLGFNKEILQGLLFSPHIVAESLKVAVFTSYIMEQLGYEVLPRFDEKRTDIIQTIVFKNEYELVRFCQGVQKGCPVDSNVFPEPWDMPGYSHKVIMAAGGFVQGTSLELSCDAPVREPYAAFLQGSSSFEIGLVGILHAIENIRRM
- the miaA gene encoding tRNA (adenosine(37)-N6)-dimethylallyltransferase MiaA; the encoded protein is MAKIPLIVIAGLTATGKTDVAVELAQHINGEIVSADSMCVYKLMDVGTAKPTKEQREAVRHHVIDVVFPDEDYNVAMFQKDATNAILDIYKRGKVPLLVGGTGFYIKSVVDDIEFPEMGDSKQIRKALYDELNSKGSMYLYELLKSIDQHAANLVHPNNVKRVIRYLEIYFLTGKKPTEFLDKVRRKGNKKYNVLPLCFVMEREALWQRIDLRVEKMFDMGLADEVKMLLDMGYSKDLKSMQGLGYKQVIPYIEGKISLQEAKEELKIRTRQFAKRQRIWFKYQGEFMFLDITGMRFEEVVKKCFELCKSVV